Proteins from a genomic interval of Pseudodesulfovibrio nedwellii:
- a CDS encoding PLxRFG domain-containing protein: protein MALHPTVQEWNEDYEYLALPDEKKASVVGNFFDNELADDEFRALEPAKQATIRDNFLSAHVGGYEPAPSGNIGAMGMPTIQTAPERSFMQEVGAFFNPLTDEDKAQAAVALVNAEAEGVRPYQKLGPNRNAFTDVGMSALRGVVADGPETFLRAGRTIGIDTDAAIENIKAFRENYFPQSFQALNNPVRRDVTEGVASIGPSIEAGLPGAAVGLMGGLPGAIGGFAASGGTVFGLAEYDRFMEEAKTVGIDPADVKQEAIMAAVAEGGLEGVSNLLDLALMKVGKPVTKAVTNRLGLFAKNYIKVLGSELPTEMTQAASGAAIRNEAGFPNQDPMQAAKDSIGPTVVATLGFAGMGSVRSARPHTAMDLMKSEESSVQPVDAHGNSLPFDPALASVSSFDEAYKGEGRLDAAENGLSEDEYKEIGKERREHPQRNVTTYTTPKYYSEKEVNKRYSEGRMSAMDLLSPFSETLDEPVTPHVTPQMSPAAQNELPVGGAMALPPGGPVIIPQPTQQTGYGPIPQEQGRTAMAMPQGQPPAALPEGSRPIAMGLAQSEPIPSRSSQDFEMVSNEGENYRPDFEIVHGGVPAVRTAMDLAPAQAQPLIINKANEAATSPINAITIYDLNGGEHQGVVEAESDDTLRVVLEDGHVELINKEDGNGDSGYSLKGKKERYSFDYTLASAGYEIQGQKVGELSDEALEELRGKMEADEDRAALGVAEGAGVAYQTDLRAVITEQARRQSVETKANEAATSEQNDTPQPTEAQIEKGNYKLGHVKAIGLDISIENPAGSERSGTDKDGKPWSVQMQHHYGYIKGTVGKDKDHLDVFLKDGVESEDMGSKPVFVVDQKNEDGSFDEHKILMGFDNAQDAEAGYLSNYEQGWQGLGAITEMSPIEFRRWTKKKRKTKMPVAYVVSETKQKQSVLEQKSADSATGQPEKDGVNIKSDGKPYSKKAINLVVAGKIKRGQNVETVQLDDEGKQWGWREVVDNEAQIEIRKRLIKAVPDGDYAGMMDHADTLIDDENFSVDDVYEVITQIDDEVQNDQGSQKPEGQRERGQDGRVGQDSDPGRGGSSLESNPQVAEEGSRSGSESDGESEEGRRLREGQKLLETDADQGGGFYDTDNIYPPFLYGLSDEEYDAHITELDERTRIAEEAEYNKSLTNEDVDSKIIAYLKDVGLNGKSLQTWPGLQNIIRKKFGPGIFKSKAKGASDIDQAAQELNGMGLFDGDADALAEYLKEAKGIKENREGYGFDSRLEPKKKEPKAKPESTSEKASKKKAMGKDAPIEDLGEKIGGARKDTAQPTGSRPKKEKDARSAWRKRYFAMENLMEKGTWQLVDGRTRHVRFLSREKFSSQKEAEEMLPLAVVGIKHSPRMAEKGKWDIIRKVSKYKRVVIKDGFKSREEALKYMVDNAVDIIETNTRIGEEILVKPENVYRSGVKRRTGDVEPQAFMDDFGFRAVEFGNWNNQTERQEILNHAYDGLMDLADVIGVPPKALSLNGDLALAFGARGQGLSAAKAHYEGHYGVVNLTKMKGAGSLAHEWFHGFDHYLGRLDGKASSKIIKNNKGHKIFDAKPPSKDYASHGFRYKSDAREEVRKAYTKLINTMMSKAEQYVEDTERAERFVGMSRDNLRTKLEAIRNNIAKERSWGRKKRAATEEELMEFDSLVEKLLDGNNLELVSMENKTSKGKSLSRFGSWRETNGTLDAMNDILLAVTGRSGFNSKREATLNGVAKFMRTYADRIKILDDARGGDKKIKKVPTDYLMESKKIDEGRPSDYWTTNHEMAARAFSAFVEDKIAQEGNESYFLSYGSDNVFYQLNEIRPFPEGKEREAMNKAFKELFESLETKETSKGIALFSRADKPRRGMKKAMLQGGAVRKLQRQAENALPLEVVQSENDLPAFIRVQAQRSDDYTEGVYDPFSGKVYFVADNIPSVRRAAALWMHEQGVHNGLKGLFGRREYHQIMMSVYDKIESRHPLIAKLKMKPVLAEIARSEGFDLSTTEGQLAAAEEYVAQCAEKIKAGRALTRQEKGAWRKFVEKFLEWLRSVGVNFKLTDREIAWIAEDAVQFTVHGEPGIRFRHEPAMAFSRKENTEPDFSEIKFSRGTYRQSALIQQLQRMNGGTMPSGGNAAVRAMTAKPSQIAKDAAKKGKSGLHNRINTGDLSVLQEVASLPHWIAKRFPAFDAIYRRQLTRMDERAAVLKESLEEVEDFFTDLSKEDHAALRDMIWEIDGEKLPGMNLDKFIPVQDAKGRDTYENGRIVLEMNPRYYRMFERWLDKQPVSEKVKKAMSALRESLDRDFLRAYDAMREMAEIDEDTIKAFRSNINHVHNYFPHKRYGGYYVQAVGDNYVGQTDEGKWAVFNATDDIVSKEFANEATARKHWTKNKRSAVHREHFDASTKGLAGRKAEKKMAELKVDYPDNVDWSTGKNERLPDELYEFGIDTNAMEQIVVAAADKIENKEMAKEIKGKLAEAVSDTMKSRGWSAATIGRKGVPGHEKEDIQGIIYDYKAGLSGWLTKIQASRDFTSLLGQVDAKQHPKEYVYATNYVQNMLRNADKIDRAVGNIKAIAFLWYLGFNLKTAALNLTQNVIVGIPRFSMDVKSGGFKYWKAAGATLTEQLTGRATGGKVKTLPKDESRLLDDLYREDVITEGFLNEIRGRVQGVSVAAIGNKVLKWAGMPMAIAERFNRASLALAAYRAARDGKITNEAVLAELGAKLGVGLPYEKAKAYAEDVVRDSHFVYGKTNLPQPLRNSTIGRGTNPAYTFRTFSHNILSIWNWMLWNQGAEGKKAFAKSMMGTMAIGGFTALPFYATLMHLFQWATGDDDDWTEEIRKELPEGDMLRDVVTYGLPAGAGFSLGGSVGLETPILSRVEPGATIEESVADNLGDIFGIPWDMFFRKPSRVVKALRAGDEWRAFEEAAPTIIKNGMSGYRLWKDGHRSMTGKPINEPGKFGPRKLTEAEALGKMAGFQPISSTKSYDQYRGRKVSKQVRSNKAGEFANNYVMALRKGDKDKARSVLTAWQEWNKEARNDKKPWMVITRRDMTARIKARAKGNGVSPRDALRILEQRKAY from the coding sequence ATGGCATTGCATCCGACCGTTCAGGAATGGAATGAAGATTACGAATATCTAGCGTTGCCGGATGAGAAGAAGGCTTCTGTCGTGGGCAATTTCTTTGACAACGAATTGGCGGACGATGAATTCCGAGCCCTTGAACCGGCGAAGCAGGCAACGATTCGAGATAATTTCTTGTCTGCTCATGTGGGTGGGTATGAGCCTGCACCGTCTGGTAATATTGGAGCAATGGGAATGCCCACTATCCAGACGGCACCAGAGCGCTCTTTTATGCAAGAGGTAGGGGCTTTCTTCAATCCGCTTACCGATGAAGACAAGGCTCAAGCTGCCGTTGCTTTAGTCAACGCTGAAGCTGAAGGCGTTAGGCCGTATCAGAAGCTCGGTCCGAATCGTAATGCTTTTACTGACGTTGGTATGTCAGCGCTTCGCGGTGTTGTGGCTGATGGTCCTGAAACTTTCCTTCGGGCTGGTCGAACTATTGGCATAGACACGGATGCAGCCATTGAAAACATTAAGGCTTTTCGCGAGAACTATTTCCCTCAATCTTTTCAGGCTCTCAATAACCCTGTACGTCGGGATGTGACTGAAGGCGTGGCGTCCATTGGACCGAGTATTGAAGCCGGTTTACCGGGAGCGGCGGTAGGGCTTATGGGCGGTTTGCCCGGTGCCATTGGCGGCTTTGCAGCTTCAGGCGGCACGGTGTTCGGTTTGGCTGAATATGATCGGTTCATGGAGGAAGCGAAGACCGTTGGCATTGATCCGGCTGACGTGAAACAAGAAGCCATTATGGCGGCTGTTGCCGAAGGTGGACTTGAAGGCGTTTCCAATCTGTTGGACTTGGCGTTGATGAAAGTCGGGAAACCTGTAACCAAGGCTGTGACCAATCGTCTCGGATTGTTTGCTAAAAACTATATAAAGGTCCTTGGTTCAGAGCTTCCTACGGAAATGACGCAGGCCGCTTCTGGTGCAGCTATTCGCAACGAAGCCGGGTTTCCGAACCAAGACCCGATGCAAGCCGCAAAAGACTCTATTGGTCCAACTGTCGTTGCCACGCTTGGTTTTGCTGGCATGGGTTCTGTGCGTTCCGCTCGACCACACACGGCTATGGACTTGATGAAGTCGGAAGAATCTTCCGTTCAGCCTGTTGATGCTCATGGAAACTCACTCCCGTTTGATCCGGCCTTAGCTTCAGTTTCTTCGTTTGATGAAGCATATAAGGGGGAAGGTCGACTTGATGCCGCAGAGAACGGACTCAGCGAGGATGAGTACAAAGAGATCGGAAAGGAAAGACGGGAACACCCGCAACGCAACGTCACAACTTACACAACTCCCAAGTATTACTCCGAGAAAGAGGTTAATAAGCGATACTCTGAAGGCCGGATGAGCGCCATGGATTTGCTTTCGCCTTTCAGTGAGACACTGGATGAGCCAGTTACTCCTCACGTCACGCCGCAAATGTCCCCGGCAGCACAGAACGAACTCCCGGTTGGTGGGGCAATGGCTCTTCCCCCTGGTGGTCCTGTTATCATCCCTCAACCGACACAACAGACCGGATATGGTCCTATTCCGCAGGAACAAGGCCGTACGGCTATGGCCATGCCACAAGGCCAGCCCCCGGCGGCCTTGCCGGAAGGCTCCCGGCCTATTGCAATGGGCTTGGCTCAGTCCGAACCAATTCCGAGTCGTTCTTCTCAAGATTTTGAAATGGTTTCCAACGAGGGCGAGAATTACCGGCCTGATTTTGAAATAGTTCATGGTGGAGTGCCTGCTGTGCGAACGGCTATGGACCTTGCGCCGGCGCAAGCGCAGCCCCTTATTATCAATAAAGCAAACGAGGCTGCAACTTCCCCGATCAATGCTATTACCATCTATGACCTTAACGGTGGGGAGCACCAGGGCGTAGTCGAGGCAGAAAGCGACGATACTCTTCGTGTCGTGCTGGAAGATGGCCACGTCGAGCTTATTAACAAAGAAGATGGCAACGGCGATTCGGGTTATTCCTTGAAAGGGAAGAAAGAACGCTATTCTTTTGATTATACTCTTGCCTCCGCTGGCTATGAGATTCAAGGGCAAAAGGTTGGAGAGCTATCCGACGAAGCTCTTGAAGAGCTTAGAGGCAAGATGGAAGCCGATGAAGATCGAGCCGCATTAGGCGTCGCAGAGGGTGCAGGGGTCGCCTACCAGACCGACCTTCGTGCCGTTATAACGGAACAGGCTCGTAGGCAGTCCGTTGAAACGAAGGCGAACGAAGCCGCGACCTCCGAGCAGAATGACACCCCGCAGCCGACTGAGGCTCAGATTGAAAAAGGAAATTACAAGCTCGGCCATGTTAAAGCCATAGGCCTTGATATCTCCATTGAGAATCCGGCAGGCTCCGAGCGTTCCGGTACGGACAAGGATGGAAAGCCTTGGTCTGTGCAGATGCAGCACCATTACGGCTATATCAAGGGAACCGTGGGTAAAGACAAGGACCATCTGGACGTCTTCCTGAAAGACGGTGTTGAGTCTGAAGACATGGGTTCCAAGCCCGTCTTTGTGGTGGATCAGAAGAATGAAGACGGTTCCTTCGATGAACATAAAATTCTTATGGGATTTGACAACGCGCAGGATGCCGAAGCGGGCTACTTGTCCAATTACGAGCAGGGTTGGCAAGGGCTCGGTGCAATCACTGAGATGAGCCCGATTGAGTTCAGACGGTGGACCAAGAAGAAGCGCAAGACCAAGATGCCCGTTGCATATGTTGTTTCCGAAACCAAGCAGAAACAGTCCGTTTTAGAGCAAAAGAGTGCTGACTCGGCAACAGGACAGCCTGAAAAGGATGGCGTCAACATCAAATCCGACGGCAAGCCCTACAGCAAAAAAGCAATCAACTTGGTTGTTGCTGGCAAAATTAAGAGGGGCCAAAACGTCGAAACTGTACAGCTTGACGATGAAGGTAAGCAATGGGGCTGGCGCGAGGTTGTGGACAATGAGGCCCAAATTGAAATCCGTAAACGACTTATAAAAGCCGTGCCTGACGGTGATTATGCTGGTATGATGGACCATGCAGACACGTTGATTGATGATGAAAACTTTTCCGTTGATGACGTTTATGAAGTCATCACTCAAATAGACGACGAGGTACAAAATGACCAAGGAAGCCAGAAGCCAGAAGGTCAAAGAGAACGTGGACAAGATGGTCGAGTGGGCCAAGACAGTGACCCCGGAAGAGGAGGAAGCAGCCTTGAAAGCAACCCGCAAGTTGCCGAAGAAGGATCGCGTTCGGGCTCTGAATCTGATGGCGAAAGCGAAGAAGGTCGCCGCCTTAGAGAAGGGCAAAAACTCCTAGAGACTGATGCCGATCAGGGCGGTGGATTTTACGACACCGATAATATTTATCCTCCATTCCTCTACGGGTTGTCTGATGAAGAGTACGACGCCCATATCACGGAACTTGATGAACGCACCCGCATCGCAGAAGAGGCGGAGTACAACAAATCCCTCACCAATGAGGACGTTGATAGCAAGATCATTGCCTATCTAAAAGATGTCGGCCTAAATGGAAAATCTCTCCAGACTTGGCCCGGTCTCCAAAATATTATCCGTAAAAAATTTGGTCCTGGCATTTTTAAATCGAAAGCCAAGGGAGCAAGTGATATTGATCAAGCTGCCCAGGAGCTTAACGGCATGGGGCTGTTTGACGGCGACGCTGACGCGCTGGCCGAGTACCTAAAAGAAGCTAAGGGGATAAAGGAAAACCGTGAAGGATACGGTTTTGACTCTCGTCTAGAGCCCAAGAAGAAAGAGCCGAAGGCCAAGCCCGAATCCACGTCAGAAAAGGCTTCTAAAAAAAAGGCCATGGGAAAAGACGCTCCCATTGAAGATCTGGGTGAAAAAATAGGCGGCGCCCGCAAGGATACAGCCCAACCCACCGGATCTCGTCCAAAGAAAGAAAAGGACGCTCGTTCCGCATGGCGTAAACGCTATTTTGCCATGGAAAACCTTATGGAAAAGGGAACGTGGCAACTGGTTGACGGGCGGACTCGTCATGTTCGTTTTTTGTCCCGCGAAAAGTTCTCCTCACAAAAAGAAGCCGAAGAAATGCTTCCTCTGGCCGTGGTCGGTATCAAACATTCACCTCGCATGGCTGAAAAAGGCAAGTGGGACATCATTCGCAAAGTGTCCAAATACAAGCGCGTTGTCATCAAGGACGGCTTCAAAAGCCGTGAAGAAGCTCTCAAGTATATGGTTGATAACGCTGTAGACATCATTGAGACGAATACCCGGATTGGCGAAGAAATCCTCGTCAAGCCAGAGAACGTTTACCGTTCTGGCGTGAAGCGCAGAACCGGAGACGTCGAACCGCAGGCTTTCATGGACGACTTTGGTTTTCGTGCTGTTGAATTCGGGAACTGGAATAATCAGACCGAAAGACAAGAAATTCTGAATCATGCCTATGACGGCCTGATGGACCTGGCTGACGTTATCGGCGTTCCACCCAAGGCGTTATCCTTGAATGGTGATTTGGCTCTCGCCTTTGGTGCGAGAGGGCAGGGGCTCAGTGCGGCAAAGGCCCACTACGAAGGGCATTATGGCGTTGTCAATCTGACCAAAATGAAAGGGGCCGGTTCTCTAGCTCATGAGTGGTTCCATGGATTCGACCATTACCTTGGCCGTCTTGATGGCAAGGCGTCTTCCAAGATCATCAAGAACAATAAGGGGCATAAGATCTTTGATGCAAAGCCTCCGAGTAAAGATTACGCAAGTCACGGTTTCCGCTATAAGTCCGACGCCCGAGAAGAGGTGAGGAAGGCATACACGAAGCTCATCAACACGATGATGTCCAAGGCCGAACAGTATGTCGAAGATACCGAGAGGGCCGAGAGATTTGTTGGTATGTCGCGTGATAACTTGAGGACCAAGTTGGAGGCCATCCGTAACAATATAGCAAAGGAAAGGTCTTGGGGGCGAAAGAAGCGTGCCGCAACTGAGGAAGAGCTCATGGAGTTCGATTCGCTGGTTGAAAAACTTTTGGATGGCAACAACCTTGAGTTGGTGTCCATGGAGAACAAGACGAGTAAGGGCAAGAGTCTTTCCCGCTTCGGCTCATGGCGTGAAACCAACGGCACTCTTGACGCGATGAACGATATCCTTTTGGCCGTGACAGGGCGCAGTGGCTTTAATTCAAAGCGAGAAGCGACCTTGAATGGTGTTGCCAAATTTATGCGGACATATGCCGATAGGATCAAGATACTTGACGATGCGAGAGGCGGCGACAAGAAGATAAAAAAAGTCCCGACTGATTACCTTATGGAGTCCAAAAAAATCGACGAAGGTCGTCCTTCTGACTACTGGACTACGAATCATGAAATGGCGGCTCGTGCTTTTTCGGCCTTTGTTGAAGACAAGATTGCACAGGAGGGGAATGAAAGTTATTTTCTGTCCTACGGGTCTGACAATGTATTTTATCAGTTGAATGAAATCCGTCCATTTCCAGAAGGGAAAGAACGGGAGGCTATGAATAAAGCTTTTAAAGAGTTGTTTGAGAGCCTTGAAACAAAAGAGACGTCCAAAGGAATTGCACTCTTTTCTCGCGCAGACAAACCGCGTCGGGGCATGAAAAAGGCGATGCTCCAAGGCGGAGCGGTTCGCAAACTGCAAAGACAAGCGGAGAATGCTTTGCCTCTTGAAGTTGTCCAATCAGAAAATGATTTGCCAGCTTTTATTAGAGTGCAGGCACAGAGGAGCGATGATTATACCGAGGGCGTCTATGACCCATTTTCCGGCAAGGTTTATTTTGTCGCTGACAATATCCCGTCAGTTCGTCGTGCTGCCGCCCTTTGGATGCATGAACAGGGCGTTCATAACGGGTTGAAAGGGTTGTTTGGGAGACGCGAATATCATCAAATCATGATGTCCGTTTATGACAAAATCGAATCTCGACACCCTCTTATTGCAAAGCTCAAGATGAAACCTGTTTTGGCTGAGATTGCCAGAAGTGAAGGTTTTGATCTTTCAACAACAGAAGGGCAGCTTGCAGCCGCCGAAGAATATGTTGCTCAATGTGCTGAAAAAATTAAGGCCGGACGTGCGTTAACGCGTCAAGAAAAAGGTGCTTGGCGTAAATTTGTTGAAAAGTTCCTCGAATGGCTTCGTAGTGTAGGAGTGAATTTTAAACTCACCGATCGAGAAATTGCATGGATAGCAGAAGATGCCGTTCAATTTACCGTACACGGAGAGCCGGGTATTCGGTTTCGCCATGAGCCTGCAATGGCATTTTCTCGCAAAGAAAATACTGAGCCAGACTTCAGCGAGATTAAATTCTCACGCGGCACCTATCGTCAGTCGGCACTTATTCAGCAACTCCAACGCATGAATGGCGGCACCATGCCGAGCGGTGGCAATGCCGCTGTAAGGGCAATGACAGCCAAGCCTAGCCAGATTGCCAAGGATGCAGCAAAGAAAGGCAAGTCCGGTCTTCATAACCGGATCAATACCGGTGACCTTTCCGTATTGCAGGAAGTCGCGAGCTTGCCTCACTGGATTGCCAAACGGTTTCCGGCCTTTGATGCTATCTACCGTCGTCAGTTGACCCGTATGGACGAAAGAGCGGCAGTTCTCAAAGAGTCGTTGGAAGAGGTTGAAGATTTCTTTACTGACCTGAGCAAAGAAGACCATGCCGCGCTTCGTGATATGATTTGGGAGATAGACGGCGAGAAACTGCCGGGTATGAATCTCGACAAGTTTATTCCGGTTCAGGATGCCAAAGGGCGCGACACCTATGAAAACGGGCGGATCGTCCTTGAAATGAATCCTCGCTATTATCGGATGTTTGAGCGTTGGTTGGATAAACAGCCTGTTTCTGAGAAGGTAAAGAAGGCAATGAGCGCCCTTCGTGAATCCCTCGACCGCGACTTCCTGCGGGCATATGACGCAATGCGCGAGATGGCCGAAATTGACGAAGACACAATCAAGGCGTTTCGTTCGAATATCAATCATGTCCACAACTATTTTCCACACAAACGATACGGCGGGTATTATGTCCAAGCCGTCGGAGACAACTACGTCGGTCAGACCGATGAAGGTAAGTGGGCGGTTTTCAATGCAACTGACGACATCGTTTCCAAAGAGTTTGCCAATGAAGCTACGGCTCGTAAGCATTGGACAAAGAACAAACGCAGCGCCGTTCACCGGGAACACTTTGACGCTTCGACAAAGGGACTCGCCGGTCGCAAGGCTGAAAAGAAAATGGCTGAATTGAAAGTCGATTATCCCGACAATGTAGACTGGTCTACAGGGAAGAACGAACGTCTGCCCGATGAACTCTATGAATTTGGTATCGACACCAATGCCATGGAGCAAATTGTGGTGGCGGCGGCTGACAAGATAGAAAACAAGGAGATGGCCAAGGAAATCAAAGGCAAGTTGGCCGAAGCCGTGTCCGACACCATGAAATCACGCGGTTGGTCGGCTGCAACCATCGGACGCAAGGGTGTTCCTGGTCATGAGAAGGAAGATATTCAAGGAATCATCTATGACTACAAGGCCGGTCTTTCCGGTTGGCTGACCAAGATTCAGGCAAGTCGGGACTTTACTTCCTTGCTTGGTCAGGTTGACGCCAAACAGCACCCGAAAGAATATGTTTACGCAACGAACTACGTCCAGAATATGCTCAGAAATGCGGACAAGATTGACCGTGCTGTCGGTAATATCAAGGCCATAGCTTTTCTCTGGTACTTGGGTTTCAACCTCAAGACGGCCGCGCTCAACCTGACGCAGAATGTTATCGTGGGTATTCCTCGATTCAGCATGGACGTGAAAAGCGGTGGTTTCAAATATTGGAAGGCTGCCGGAGCCACACTCACCGAGCAACTGACCGGCAGAGCTACGGGCGGAAAAGTAAAGACCTTGCCCAAGGACGAATCGCGTCTTCTTGACGATCTGTACCGCGAGGACGTTATTACCGAAGGTTTCCTCAATGAGATTCGCGGGCGTGTTCAAGGTGTTTCGGTCGCGGCAATTGGTAATAAGGTTTTGAAATGGGCAGGAATGCCTATGGCCATTGCCGAGCGTTTCAACCGGGCTTCTCTGGCTCTGGCCGCATACCGTGCAGCCCGAGACGGCAAGATCACAAATGAAGCGGTTCTGGCAGAGCTCGGCGCCAAGCTTGGAGTAGGATTGCCCTATGAAAAAGCCAAGGCGTATGCTGAGGATGTAGTAAGAGACTCCCACTTCGTCTACGGAAAGACCAATCTTCCGCAGCCACTCCGTAACTCGACCATAGGCCGTGGTACAAATCCGGCGTATACTTTCCGAACCTTCTCTCACAACATTCTGTCTATTTGGAATTGGATGCTGTGGAATCAAGGGGCAGAAGGCAAAAAGGCTTTTGCCAAGTCGATGATGGGAACCATGGCTATTGGCGGTTTCACGGCTCTACCTTTCTATGCCACCCTTATGCACCTGTTCCAGTGGGCAACCGGTGACGATGATGATTGGACGGAAGAGATTCGGAAAGAGCTTCCTGAAGGTGACATGCTACGTGATGTGGTAACCTATGGGCTTCCTGCCGGTGCCGGGTTCTCTCTCGGCGGTTCGGTAGGACTTGAAACACCTATACTTTCCAGAGTCGAACCGGGCGCCACAATCGAAGAAAGTGTGGCCGACAACTTAGGCGACATCTTCGGTATTCCGTGGGATATGTTTTTCCGCAAACCTTCCCGTGTAGTAAAAGCACTCAGGGCGGGTGATGAATGGCGAGCCTTCGAAGAAGCCGCGCCGACCATCATCAAGAATGGCATGTCCGGGTATCGTTTGTGGAAAGATGGGCACCGTTCCATGACAGGCAAGCCGATCAATGAACCCGGCAAAT
- a CDS encoding tail fiber domain-containing protein, giving the protein MSLGGDSGGSSTSYQIDPESSRRLAAVSERQQDQSEKMFNLYEESFLPYEKDMIAYNQALLPFSQELSQKQLESESNLLPLREEATAMGLQEMMDDIELNKPLKERQVQEQLRDLDASAPVRDQFFAEAAKGPDYEGAMGRATANVASAYKDADAITRRSISRMGANPNSGRTEGRLTAMGLGRAKDTAFGKEQAHINEDDKSFNKMTTAMQMRAPTTGVNTGVAASGVTGQTGAQRQVGNYSLQNPANLGSQLLAGAGSTAAAGRITGQTTTTKGNGFSDFLGKAGGTAAGVGMTAMMMSSKRWKQDIRPIEYGPDAIDSLKPVHFAYKKAPGEDRIGFIAEDLDKTVPEVVAYGEDGLPLGIRIGELMPLLVSSIQDLRKRVETMEVQ; this is encoded by the coding sequence ATGAGTCTTGGAGGCGACAGCGGTGGGAGCTCCACCAGTTACCAGATTGATCCGGAGTCTTCGCGACGTCTTGCGGCAGTATCAGAACGCCAACAGGACCAATCCGAAAAGATGTTCAACCTCTACGAAGAATCTTTTTTGCCTTATGAAAAGGATATGATTGCCTATAATCAGGCGCTTTTGCCCTTTTCTCAGGAACTTTCTCAAAAACAACTTGAATCAGAAAGTAATCTTCTGCCCTTACGTGAAGAGGCTACGGCCATGGGGTTGCAGGAGATGATGGATGACATTGAGTTGAATAAACCACTCAAAGAACGTCAAGTCCAAGAGCAACTGCGTGATTTGGACGCAAGCGCTCCTGTTCGTGACCAGTTCTTTGCTGAAGCAGCCAAAGGGCCGGATTACGAGGGGGCCATGGGCAGGGCAACCGCAAATGTTGCGAGCGCATATAAAGACGCTGACGCGATAACACGGCGGTCCATATCTCGAATGGGCGCAAATCCGAATTCAGGTCGAACCGAAGGACGTTTGACGGCCATGGGCCTTGGACGTGCAAAAGATACCGCCTTTGGAAAGGAACAGGCCCATATCAATGAAGACGATAAGTCTTTTAACAAAATGACTACGGCCATGCAGATGCGTGCGCCGACCACAGGTGTCAATACTGGTGTGGCCGCAAGTGGCGTGACCGGTCAGACCGGCGCTCAACGTCAAGTTGGTAACTACAGTCTCCAAAATCCGGCGAACCTTGGCTCGCAATTGCTTGCCGGGGCTGGTTCGACCGCAGCCGCAGGGCGCATTACCGGTCAGACCACAACAACCAAAGGCAACGGGTTTTCTGACTTCTTGGGCAAAGCAGGAGGCACCGCGGCAGGCGTTGGCATGACTGCCATGATGATGAGCTCAAAGCGGTGGAAACAGGATATTAGGCCGATTGAATATGGGCCGGATGCAATTGATTCACTGAAGCCTGTTCATTTCGCCTACAAGAAGGCACCTGGTGAGGATCGAATTGGTTTCATTGCAGAAGACCTCGACAAGACTGTGCCTGAAGTCGTCGCTTATGGCGAAGATGGACTGCCGCTTGGCATTCGAATCGGTGAGTTGATGCCGTTGCTGGTGTCTTCGATTCAAGACCTGAGAAAACGGGTTGAAACCATGGAGGTACAATAG